GCTGCATCCTTGTCCGGCTGGACACACATAGCTGAGTGGGACACGATCGGGTCCAGGTGTCTTCCAGAGCTGACATCATTCCAGAGCGCTGAGGCTTGGAGAAAGCAGACAGGGGCATGAGTAAGCACAGAAATGAGTTATTCCAGAGAGCAAGTTGACCTGCATCCTCTTTAGATGAGTGGTCCAAGCCGGGGCCACAGCAAGGACTAGGGCAGAGCTGGGGGCATTAGGACAGTGTGGCCAGAAGGGAAGAGGTGGGCTTCCAGAACTGGTGAGATTGCAGAAGCAATCAGGACAGTCCTGGACAGACCTCCAGGTTTGTGGCAGAGGATTTGACGAGGAGCCAGGTAACTGCTTCTAACATAGTAAGGCAGCCCCTCCTGCAAGAGGCCACACAGTAAAGTCACATTTGAGCTTAGAGGACTGTCTGTGGGTAACACATCTGTTTCTAGGGCAGCCTCCTAAATACCAGGTCTCCGCAGCTCCCTGCAAACTCTTCTGGAGCTCCCATGGGAAATGGTTCCCGGCTCTGTGGCCAGTGGCCATTCAGTTGTCACTTATGGCACTGAAAACTATACAGAAATTACCTTATTTAATCATCACAGCTGCTCTGAGAGAGGGGCATCTTCATCCCTGCCTCCCTGTGAAGCAATGGACCACAATTGAGCAACTTGCCTGAAGTCATTGTGCTAAGCAGCAGCCGGATTTAGGACACTGGCCTGCTACATGCTCAGGCTTCTGCTCACAGGCTGTGGATTTGTGCCTGTTGTCTGCTCTCTAGGGACCACTTTCCTCCCAGTGGACAGGCTGCaacatgctgcttctccttcaGGCCAGCCTCCATATCCCTGCTGCAGAATGCATTCCCCCAACCCTCCAGCCCTGCCGCTGAAGCAGAAGAATGGCTGGGGATGCACTTGTCTCCTCGGTCTATCTTCCAGGCACAATCCTCGTCCCTGTCATCCAGGCCTCCCTATCATAGGTGCACACATGAAGGTGGCCctgacagaggaaggaaggaattttaCAGGGCCTGATGGTAATGGTGGCTTCTGGGAGTATAACATCTGAAATTGTTGCCTGTATGGAAACCACTCAACTCCAGGAGACATCCATGAACACCGGCCCCCTGTGCATAGACAGCAAGTCAGATGGTCCCACCCCTGCCTCACCCAGTGGTTATAAAGGGTCTGGGCTGCCTGTAAAGCTTTGGGAGACAGGCTTCCACACGGGCACATCTGAGCCCCCCTGCCCAGTTTCACAAGCCTGAGCACCCATGGGCTAGAGAATAATAGCATAGGAGTTCAGCAGGCAACAAAACCATCCCCATTCCTGTGCCGGGCAGGAGCGCTCACCCTTATTCCAATGTCATGACTGCCTAGTAAGGTGTGGCCATCCCCCTTCACTCCTGAGAAGACTGAGCTTTGAAGAGTGTGGTATCCTCCAACCAATTCAGCTTGTACCCGGGAGGACTGGGATTTGAGCCCAGGATCAAAGGTCCTTTTCTAGGACCATATGGCCCCTTGGAAGATAGGTAGCTTCTCACCTGTTAGATCCCTAGTGTGACCAGCATGCTCCACACTGGCTCTTGGATACTTTGTCTCTGCTAGGGAAAGGAACAGCACCCTCTAGTGGCCTCTAGAGCCAGACCTaacgcagtggttctcaacctgtgggtcatggccccCTTGGGGGGATCACATATTGGATATTTACCTTATgatttcataacagtagcaaaattacagttatgaagtagcaatgtgataattttatggttgggggtcaccacaacacgaggaactgttttaaagggtctcAGCGTTAGAACGGTTGAGAGTCACTGCCCTAGCACAAGTGGATCATCTAAGGAGCCCGGTGTGGAAAAGCCAGGAACACTCCCACTCTCTGGCACCCGGGGCCAGCTGACCTCTCTGCAAAGTTCTGCAGACGGGGTGCATTCTCCAGTCCCAGGTGCGGCTTCCCTTCTGCTATAGCAACAGCTGGCTCATCTGCTCTTCCTTGGTAACTTGCAAGTGGGCCTCCCTTCTTATCCCTCAGGATGTTCCACACGAATCATTTTGGAATACAGGGGGAGAAGTGATCcctcaggtgtgtgccaccctccAGTCGGCTGCTGGTAAGGCATTTTCTCGTCCAGGAGTGTTCTTGGACCTCTGAGTCCACTCAAGGTCGGGATGTTCTTTTACCTAGTGAGCCAAGCGGAGAGTCAGAAAGACAGACTTCTCCTTGATGGGAGATTCCCTAAGACTAGGAGTCAGGCCTACTCACAGCTGCTGTCCCCACTCTGACAGCCAGTGTGGGAGGTGGTCACAGTCTGGACACTGAAGGCATCTCGTTACTGTGGTAGTGTTACAGCTAAAATCTACAGGGAATGTGGTGAGAATACATTAGATGTGAAGAAGCATCCACAGAGCTGAGCCATATTCTCTCTGAGTTTCTGCAGACCCTTGCCCACCCTTCCTAATAAGCAACCCCCGTCATTTAAAGCCTGTCCAGACCCATGTCATGTCTCGCATGCCTCTCTGGATTCTCCCATTGTATTCCTAGGGGGACCCAGAGCCCAGGCCTGATGAACAGCTAAAACcaccctgaccacagttttctctGAGCCCTTTATTCTCGGCTCCCTGAAATTTCTTCTCCATTTCACACTCTTTGTGTTTAGGAACCACTATTGAGTTAGTTTGTAGATAATGCTCACCAAGCCCATTTTCCACATGAAAATTTTGTTCTCATTCTTGGAGACCCAGCCATCTGTAAAATATGCCTTTACTTTCCCCTtcctgtgcatatacacacatcagtatatgcatgcgcgcgcgcacacacacacacatctactcatccTAAGCAAGCCACCCAAGCATGGCCCAAGAGCACAAAGGCCCCATGGGTAAAGCAGTTGTCCTACTTTTCCCTGGAAGGTGCAGCAACACCACATCAACCCCCCCGGGGAACACTTGTTTGCTCACTCCTGTAAACAGTCGCCTGTGTGGTCAGAAAATCAGCAGCGCAGAGAGGATGtatcaaaatgaataaacaaaataattggCTTCTTAAAGGAAAGTGCTTTAAGAGATCAAACGCTTCCTGTTAGTCCTTAGACTGCAGACATGGTTAGATTCATCCAACAGAAGCAGCCTGGCATGAAGCAAGagaagctaaaagaaaaaaaaagcaagaaaggacCCTTGAAAATAGATAAAACACAATTGCTGAAAAGTATAAGCCATTTCAAGTCATGTGTGCCTCGAAAGGCCGAGGCAGGACAGCCATACATTCAGAGCCACCCTTATGACACAGTGAGAGCCTATTTCAAAACTAAATGAGTAAAAGTGACTACTACTTAAGTAAATAACGTTTCGCTGCGAAGAGTGGAAAAATGGATTAAGGAAACGTGCTGTGATCTGGagcaaaaaccacagaaatgtgGAAAAGCTCAAGTAAAAACAAGAAACCTAGATGATTAGCATAGATGATCATAAACATAGACAATTGACATAAATGGTCATTGTGTAATCAATAAAATGTCTAGGAAAGGGGAGCCCCAAAAGTGAAAGGTAAATGTGACTGTCACAGTCAGGGCAGAAAGCAAAATTCAGCTCTTCACAGTCAAACGAAGAGACTCTATTGGGAAGGTAATTTACGGAGATGAGGGTGAGGTGAGGGAGCAAAGCATGGGGGTGAGGCGCTTGGACACAAGCAAAAGCAGGGGGCAGTTACCTCTCCACAGCTTATGAATGGAGGGGGGAAGTCAGACTAGCTGAGCTGAGGGAGTCTGAAGGAGTGTGAAGCCGCGTTTCACAGGACCTGCTGGGTCACTGCTCCCAGACTCTGCTTGAAAacaacgcaaaaaaaaaaaaaaaaaaaaaaaaccaccagctTCCACTTCCAGGATCCTGCAAGTCTTTCCCATTAGCTGAATCCAGCTGGAGTGCCATCAGCAAGAGTTACCCACCCTCCTCAGGCATAGAGAAGAGCAGGAAACTGTGATGGAGGATGGATCTGTGTGTGGACAGAGAACAGTATTTCCCCACACTGTTCATGGGGGATACACCCCAAGATCCTCAGTGAAAGCCTGAAACATTGTCAAaccacatgcccacacacacatacataaacatatatattaaaacataCATCACTTTGAAACTAGATATACTAAGAGattaataataactaataataaaatagagcaattttaataaattcattttaaatttattgatttttttatttctggaagtTTCTATTTAATATCTTCAAACTACATTTGACTGTGAGAACTGAAATTTTGGAGTACAAAACCAAGATATGAGTCCTCCTTCATTACAGAGTCTCAGAAGCCTAGCGTCTTCCCCGAGACACGGAAACATGCTTCTTCTGGCTCATCGGAGCCCCCAAAGGTGGCCTCAGACATTTGGAAGCCTGTCCTCTCTATTGATGCCGAGCCTAGGAAGTCCATACTGTTTCCTGAGCCCACCAAAACagtccttcctgcttctcctgaGCCACGGAAACGTGCATTTTTCCCAGAGTCCCGGAAGCATGTACTTTTCCCTGAGCTTCCCAAATCTGCTATGTTCTCCGATGCTCAGAAGGCTGCTGAGCTTAGTGATGAGCTACAGCTGGAAGCTGTAGATGATGCAAAATGTGGTAGTCTGGTCCAGGAAGGGCTTTTGGCTACGCCTAAGAAACTGTTAGAGGATGCTTTATTTCCTGCTTCCAAGAAGCTCAAGAAAGACAGCCAAGAGAACTTGGATGCTGAGCTCAGTAGCAGTGAGTACATCAGAACAGATTTAGACAACATAGACATCAAGGCCAGGAGTCAAGCAGCGACCAAGAGCAGGTGGATGTAGAATCTATTGATTTTGGCAAAGAGAACAAAATGGAGATGAGTAGTCCAGAGCAGTCCAAAAATGTGCTTCAGTTCAGTGAAGAGAAGGAGGCATTCATTTCTGAGGAGGAGATCGCAAAGTACATGAAGCATGGAAAAGGGAAATATTATTGCAAAATCTGCTGCTGTCGTGCCATGAAGAAGGGTGCTGTTTTGCACCACTTGGTTAATAAGCACAATGTCCATAGCCCGTACAAGTGCACAATCTATGGGAAAGCATTTCTTTTGGAGTCGCTCCTTAAAAATCATGTAGCAGCCCATGGGCAAAGTTTACTTAAGTGTCCATGCTGTAATTTTGAATCAAATTTCCCAAGAGGCTTTAAGAAACATTTAACTCATTGTCAAAGCCGGCACAATGAAGAGGCAAACAAGAAGCTGATGGAAGCTCTTGAGTCGCCATTGGAAGAGCCACAGATGTGATTACAGACAATACTTGCTTTGCAGTGTTTGCCAAACTTGTACTTGATGAGTAGCCTGTggactgtgtatgtgtgctgtatCCTGTCCGTCTGGATAGTGTTACACAGAATAAGCACTTGGTTACTGCTTTTTCCATAGGATCTCGTTGATGTGGCTGGCTGTTTTATAAGTCAATACATTTCTGTTACGTATTCCAGATGGATATAACTCGTTATCCTTAAGCTTATTTTAGTCATAAGGAGTGGGAGAAGATAGGCAGGTTCATTTAGTAAACAAACAAGTTTAAACCTAACTAAaacctttcttcccctttctttctttctctctctctctctctctctctctctctctctctctctctctctctctctctctctctgtgtgtgtgtgtgtgtgtgtgtgtgtgtgtgcttcctaatTCATGGAGATGTGACAAGCAGCTGTCACAGTTGAGAGCACCTCCCACATCCATGCTTCCCCTCCGTGATAGACTGTGCTTAAATCATGAACCCAAATCGACCCACCCTCCTTAAACTGGGTATAGctagtttttctggtcctgcctggcccacagtcaggacaaatctctctcacccgccagtccagcagccactcagacccaaccgagtaaacatacagagacttacattgcttataaactgtatgactgtggcaggctttttgttatcgcACAGtactttccctttttttaaaggaaggttttaacttttacatagtaaaattacatatagcaaaacaatATGTATTGTTATCAAGcaaaattatcaagcaagaattacagttacaatatctagtctatttataatatctagtctatttgtatttggcaaaagtaaagaagatatcctatctatcctatatttgtgagtctaaggtttcatatctaacttatcttttatcataactaaggaaaattataactatctagtcttcaactacatcaaagacctcagaaggacataatattacctgagaagcagaagaagggtgcaagcaacttttgggagtcttgcaagagtagacagagacaggtggcagcctggacagtcatccaaaatttctctgtaaagttggagcatctgtcttcagcccacaggcctagagtctctcagtcacttttctctgtgtcctgtagtttcctctgcaaagcagttGGGTATTTGGTCAGAGTGATGaggaagtaactaatacactggGTACCACCCTACTCCTAGACCGGACACTGGAGAACTGCAAACACCAAGGATAAAGACAAGATTCTAAGCTGCTCCACAAGAGACTGGGGGAATGTTGCCtacagaaggaaaatgagaaggTGTTTGGCCACTGTTCTTCTCAGCAGCAAAATAGTATGATGGAAGATTCTGAAATGATCAAGCATGTTTATGAAATATGTTTTGATACCTAAGCTCTCATTTCAGCCATAATATCAAAGGTAAGCATGGTGTATGGATATTTTCAGACTTGCAAATTCACTTTTCATGAACACTATCTGAAGAcattataaattaagaaaatatattcttatttaataaccaGCATTAGTGATgccaaaagcaaattaaaaaaagaaaaggaaagaaaagaaaagaaaagaaaagaaaagaaaagaaaagaaaggaaaagaaaagaaaagaaaagaaaagaaaagaaaagaaaagaaaagaaaagaaaagaaaagaaaagaaaagaaaagaaaagaaaagccaaagaaatGACTAACTTGACCCAGGAACTTAGAAATCTCAATCATCCTCAAAAAGATAAATCAGTATCATCATACCACAGAGAAATGTCAAAGGTGACGCCATCACCAAAGACTACTGGACTCCCCTATGCAGAAAATTGCTGCATCTTGGAGAATGACAGTGGATTATCATAAATTTAATTAGACAGTGATGcttatttaattacttttctagATCTCATACACAACCACTTACTCATCCCTGGATTTTAGTGTGTATCTATTAATCTGGCTCTTATTTTCTCCATATAAATCAAATGGGACCACAAATTTCCTTTTGCCTGGTAAGGACACAGTACAAGACTAGTGCCAGCTCACCAGCTTTCTTTTCTAGTATAGTTGGTAGACTTCAATCACTGAACAATGCACAGATATGATGGCATTCTGGTACACTGGAAACACTATGATGTCACTGGAAAGACATGCTGGATGAATTGATGAGCAGGAAAAAATATAGCCATTTGCCTTCATAAGACACTTACATTCCAGTGCACTGTGGAAGTTCAGGGGCTACCACCTTGGTAAAGGTTGCAGAAGCACAATAGATATGGAACATGTTAGAGGGGTCCCACAGCACGTTGCTACATGATACATTTAAGTGAGCCCCTCATAGACAGCCAGTTTGGAGCAGGGTTCAGAATGAAAGAGGTGTTACAGCAGACCTATGACATAAGTCTATGACTTACAACCCAGAATGCTCAAAAGTACTCGATGTGCCTTTGACATTTGGATGTGCTGTATGGAGCCCTTGGCTAACTCTCATGGGAGAATCGTGACAAACACTCTAAGGATTCTAAGACAACTCCACCTCTCTTACAAATAccgactttttaaaaaaagcaacttCTAATGGGGTGTGATTGTGCATGTCTGTGATGTCAGCACTGAAGGGGTGGAGTGGAGATTGAACATAGCAGCCCCTAGGCAGAACTGGCTGTGTGAAGGATGTTAACAGGGGTTGACCAAGGAGTGGCATGTCAGGACGTGTGTTTATCTTCTCTAAACGTTTTCCATCAAAAGGAAATTAAACTGGGtttttagctcagtagtagagttcATGCTTAACATATACAAGTCCTTGGCTTCCATCCTTGATGCccaacatagatagatagatagatagatagatagatagatagatagatagatagatagaacaggATAAAAGAATAGGATAGGATGGGATAGGATaggatgggagaggagaggagaggagaggagaggagagg
The nucleotide sequence above comes from Peromyscus maniculatus bairdii isolate BWxNUB_F1_BW_parent chromosome 9, HU_Pman_BW_mat_3.1, whole genome shotgun sequence. Encoded proteins:
- the LOC107401185 gene encoding LOW QUALITY PROTEIN: chromosome alignment-maintaining phosphoprotein 1-like (The sequence of the model RefSeq protein was modified relative to this genomic sequence to represent the inferred CDS: inserted 1 base in 1 codon); the encoded protein is MRVRYESSFITESQKPSVFPETRKHASSGSSEPPKVASDIWKPVLSIDAEPRKSILFPEPTKTVLPASPEPRKRAFFPESRKHVLFPELPKSAMFSDAQKAAELSDELQLEAVDDAKCGSLVQEGLLATPKKLLEDALFPASKKLKKDSQENLDAELSSSEYIRTDLDNIDIXGQESSSDQEQVDVESIDFGKENKMEMSSPEQSKNVLQFSEEKEAFISEEEIAKYMKHGKGKYYCKICCCRAMKKGAVLHHLVNKHNVHSPYKCTIYGKAFLLESLLKNHVAAHGQSLLKCPCCNFESNFPRGFKKHLTHCQSRHNEEANKKLMEALESPLEEPQM